In Risungbinella massiliensis, a single window of DNA contains:
- the ruvA gene encoding Holliday junction branch migration protein RuvA produces the protein MIEFMKGKVYIVELDHVVIESNHGLGYRVSMVNPMVLTEGEETFLHTHQVIKEDSHTLYGFVQKEERDLFRILLEVSGVGPKAGMAILSGGAPVQIVRAILTEDLRFLTKLPGIGKKTAQRMILDLKEKLDKLNWVSLLQTETEAPTSNPVPQVNETDRSRDVVDALMGLGYNEEEAKRAVEKVASEANETLTTEDWIRRALQATLTR, from the coding sequence ATGATAGAGTTTATGAAAGGAAAAGTATACATAGTAGAACTGGATCATGTGGTGATCGAGAGCAATCATGGGTTAGGTTATCGGGTTTCCATGGTCAATCCGATGGTTTTAACTGAAGGAGAGGAGACATTTCTCCATACGCATCAAGTAATCAAAGAAGACTCTCATACACTCTATGGTTTTGTGCAAAAAGAAGAGCGAGATCTATTTCGCATTCTCTTAGAAGTATCGGGAGTGGGACCAAAAGCGGGTATGGCGATTCTATCAGGTGGAGCACCAGTTCAGATAGTACGAGCCATCTTGACGGAGGACTTGCGTTTCTTGACAAAATTGCCAGGGATCGGGAAAAAGACTGCTCAAAGAATGATCCTTGATTTAAAGGAAAAATTGGACAAGTTAAATTGGGTCAGCTTACTACAGACTGAAACAGAAGCACCAACCAGTAATCCTGTCCCACAGGTAAATGAGACGGATCGTAGTAGGGATGTCGTTGATGCCTTAATGGGACTTGGCTATAATGAAGAAGAAGCAAAACGGGCTGTAGAAAAAGTAGCTTCAGAAGCAAACGAGACCCTCACCACAGAGGATTGGATTCGTCGTGCGCTTCAAGCTACTCTTACTAGATAG
- the queA gene encoding tRNA preQ1(34) S-adenosylmethionine ribosyltransferase-isomerase QueA codes for MEVSQFHFELPKELIAQTPLVNRTASRLMVVDRQTGAIEHRVFPDILDQLGEGDVLVLNNSRVRPARLVGIKEETGAQIELLLLKPLGEDRWEALVKPFKRVKEGTVVRFGEGELLAVAEEATEVAGGRIFRLQYEGDVEQLFQKLGEMPLPPYIREKLDDPERYQTVFSESIGSAAAPTAGLHFTRELLDQAVEKGVRIAYVTLHVGLGTFRPVMVENIEEHHMHAEFYSLDEENAEKIRSAKRVVAVGTTSVRTLETIAQKYGEIRAANGWTDIFIYPGYQYKVVKALLTNFHLPESTLLMLVSAFSNRDNVMKAYEEAVRERYRFFSFGDAMFIR; via the coding sequence ATGGAAGTTTCCCAGTTTCACTTTGAACTACCCAAAGAATTAATCGCTCAAACTCCGCTGGTTAATCGAACTGCTTCGAGATTAATGGTAGTAGATCGCCAGACGGGAGCGATTGAGCATCGTGTATTCCCAGATATTTTAGATCAGTTAGGTGAAGGGGATGTGCTAGTCCTCAATAATAGTCGGGTTCGTCCGGCGCGTTTAGTTGGAATCAAAGAGGAGACAGGAGCACAGATTGAGCTACTCCTCTTAAAGCCTCTAGGAGAAGATCGTTGGGAAGCTTTGGTTAAACCATTTAAACGTGTCAAAGAAGGTACTGTTGTCCGTTTTGGAGAGGGAGAACTGCTCGCTGTAGCGGAAGAAGCTACAGAAGTAGCGGGTGGTCGAATCTTTCGTCTTCAATATGAAGGAGATGTGGAGCAACTTTTTCAAAAACTAGGTGAAATGCCACTTCCCCCTTATATTCGTGAAAAATTAGATGATCCAGAACGATATCAGACTGTATTCTCGGAGAGTATTGGTTCGGCAGCGGCTCCTACTGCTGGACTTCATTTTACCCGAGAATTATTGGATCAAGCTGTTGAAAAAGGTGTGCGGATCGCGTATGTTACGCTACATGTTGGTTTAGGGACCTTTCGTCCAGTGATGGTAGAGAACATCGAAGAGCATCATATGCATGCGGAATTTTATTCGCTCGATGAAGAGAATGCCGAGAAAATTAGATCAGCCAAACGAGTAGTGGCTGTAGGAACTACTTCTGTCCGTACTTTAGAGACGATTGCCCAAAAATATGGAGAGATTCGTGCAGCAAATGGTTGGACAGATATCTTTATCTATCCAGGCTATCAATACAAAGTAGTAAAAGCTTTGTTGACTAACTTCCACTTGCCTGAATCAACATTGCTCATGCTAGTGTCCGCATTTTCTAATCGAGATAATGTGATGAAAGCATATGAAGAAGCGGTACGAGAGCGTTATCGATTCTTTAGTTTTGGCGATGCTATGTTTATTAGATAA
- the ruvC gene encoding crossover junction endodeoxyribonuclease RuvC, protein MRVCGIDPGIAIVGYGFVDVRGNQLSAVDYGSIQTEAGLAVPTRLKQVYDGTKYLLQKYRPDVVAIEKLFFNRNVTTAFTVGQARGVMMLACEEEGIEITEYTPLQVKMSAVGYGKATKRQVQEMVKLLLNLTQIPKPDDVADALAIAICEAHSGEALRKLKGRGVKK, encoded by the coding sequence ATGAGAGTTTGTGGGATCGATCCAGGTATTGCCATCGTGGGTTATGGATTTGTCGATGTCAGAGGAAATCAGTTATCGGCTGTAGATTATGGAAGTATTCAAACAGAAGCGGGTCTTGCAGTTCCGACCCGACTAAAGCAAGTATATGATGGAACCAAATATCTTTTGCAAAAATACCGTCCAGACGTTGTGGCGATCGAAAAACTTTTTTTTAATCGGAATGTCACGACTGCTTTTACCGTTGGACAAGCTCGAGGTGTGATGATGCTTGCCTGTGAAGAAGAAGGGATTGAGATCACAGAGTATACACCTCTACAAGTAAAAATGTCCGCGGTAGGCTATGGAAAAGCGACCAAACGGCAAGTACAAGAAATGGTAAAGTTACTATTAAATCTAACACAGATCCCCAAACCAGATGATGTGGCAGATGCACTGGCGATTGCGATCTGTGAAGCGCATTCAGGAGAAGCACTACGCAAACTAAAGGGAAGAGGGGTGAAAAAATGA
- a CDS encoding YfiT family bacillithiol transferase: MDRRYPIGIFTFQRVYPQEQLLAWVKEFPLFPEKLSQEVTKLTATQLEKQYRPDSWTVRQLVHHLADSHINSYTRFRLALTEDNPIVRTYEEGKWAELTDAQNGPIDVSLQLLEAIHTRWANLATSLSEEDWKRTWQHPESGEGTLADMMGLYVWHSNHHFSHIQLAIQG, encoded by the coding sequence TTGGACCGTAGATATCCGATTGGAATCTTTACATTTCAACGTGTTTATCCTCAGGAGCAACTGTTAGCTTGGGTCAAAGAGTTTCCATTATTTCCTGAGAAGTTATCTCAGGAGGTAACAAAACTTACTGCTACACAACTGGAGAAACAATATCGCCCGGATAGTTGGACAGTACGTCAGCTTGTCCATCATCTTGCAGATAGTCATATCAATAGTTACACTCGATTTCGTTTAGCTTTGACGGAAGACAATCCAATTGTTCGTACTTACGAGGAAGGGAAATGGGCAGAACTCACAGACGCCCAAAATGGACCGATCGATGTCTCACTCCAGCTATTAGAGGCAATCCATACTCGCTGGGCGAATCTCGCAACCTCTCTATCGGAGGAAGACTGGAAACGTACTTGGCAACATCCTGAATCTGGTGAAGGAACTTTAGCAGATATGATGGGGCTTTATGTTTGGCATAGCAACCATCACTTCTCTCATATTCAATTAGCCATTCAAGGTTAA
- the menC gene encoding o-succinylbenzoate synthase, whose product MRIEKVVLRKMRMTLKSPFQTSFGTQQVRDFILTEVHADGQVGYGECVVFSAPWYAEETAGTAWHILEDFLIPMLFEYGEISHPDEVYNLFSPIRRNNMAKSALEGAIWDLYAKQQNLTLATALGGKKEKIEVGISLGIEENIDRLFRNVESYLEQGYRRMKIKIKPGKDLEVLQGLRKQFGDLPMMADANSAYTLDDLPIFKELDDLNLMMIEQPLAHDDIIDHAVLQKELKTPICLDESIHSYEDAKKAIEMGSTRVINIKIGRVGGLSSAKRIHDLCQEKGVPVWCGGMLESGIGRAHNIAITTLPNFTLPGDTAGSSRYWQEDIIEPEVKVTSAGLIEVPTASGIGYQPVPELVEKYSTAKKEFSK is encoded by the coding sequence ATGAGAATTGAAAAGGTTGTATTACGAAAGATGAGGATGACACTCAAATCACCTTTTCAAACAAGTTTTGGCACACAGCAAGTAAGAGATTTTATTTTAACGGAAGTCCATGCAGATGGACAGGTTGGTTATGGTGAGTGTGTTGTGTTCTCTGCGCCATGGTATGCAGAAGAAACAGCGGGGACTGCGTGGCATATTCTAGAGGATTTTTTGATTCCGATGCTGTTCGAGTATGGCGAGATCTCCCATCCTGATGAAGTGTACAACTTGTTCTCTCCGATTCGCCGCAACAATATGGCCAAATCTGCTTTGGAAGGTGCGATTTGGGATTTATATGCGAAACAGCAAAACCTCACACTTGCAACAGCACTCGGTGGCAAGAAAGAGAAGATCGAAGTAGGGATCAGTCTCGGAATTGAAGAGAATATCGATCGATTGTTCCGTAACGTGGAGAGTTATTTAGAGCAAGGTTACAGAAGGATGAAGATCAAGATTAAGCCAGGTAAGGATCTGGAAGTGTTACAGGGATTACGGAAACAATTCGGAGATCTCCCAATGATGGCGGATGCCAATTCTGCTTATACGCTGGATGATCTTCCTATTTTCAAAGAATTAGATGACCTCAACCTGATGATGATTGAACAACCACTCGCACATGATGACATTATAGATCATGCTGTCTTACAAAAAGAACTAAAAACCCCAATCTGTCTGGATGAGAGCATTCACTCCTATGAAGATGCGAAAAAGGCGATTGAAATGGGAAGCACTCGCGTGATCAATATCAAAATTGGACGAGTAGGTGGCTTGTCATCTGCTAAACGAATCCATGATTTATGCCAAGAAAAAGGAGTTCCAGTATGGTGTGGGGGAATGTTGGAATCGGGGATTGGACGAGCCCATAATATTGCGATTACGACACTTCCTAATTTCACACTCCCTGGTGATACAGCAGGCTCCTCACGCTATTGGCAGGAAGACATCATTGAACCTGAGGTGAAAGTAACATCAGCTGGATTGATTGAAGTTCCAACCGCATCGGGAATTGGTTATCAACCAGTGCCTGAGTTAGTAGAAAAATACTCAACTGCTAAAAAAGAATTTAGCAAATAA
- a CDS encoding DUF2905 domain-containing protein, which produces MNPLAKTLVIVGIILITVGLLWQVGGKWFPLGRLPGDISIDKGNVKFYFPIVTCIIISIVISLISYLVRLFK; this is translated from the coding sequence GTGAATCCGTTAGCAAAGACACTAGTTATAGTAGGAATTATTTTGATCACAGTGGGACTTCTCTGGCAAGTAGGAGGGAAATGGTTCCCGCTTGGGCGTTTGCCTGGCGATATTTCGATTGATAAAGGGAATGTGAAATTTTACTTTCCGATTGTCACTTGCATTATCATCAGTATCGTGATCTCGCTAATCAGCTATTTAGTGCGCCTGTTTAAGTAG
- a CDS encoding M20 family metallopeptidase has product MDKILVYLQENQSKILTDLEQLVKAESPSDVKEEVDRCGTEIQALFRKHLGVEAEVIPQSTTGNHLRFTIGDGESQILILTHFDTVWDVGRLSYRVEGNKAYGPGILDMKGGLVQALWAIKACQESNVLLDKKIVFLCTSDEEIGSGSSRSLIEEEARKSDVALIVEPPVARTGALKTARKGTALFDITIKGKAAHAGNHHEDGVSAVEEMAQQILFLHSLTDYAKGTTVNAGVAKGGSRSNVVADHAEIQVDTRMTSMDEGERITKLIKGTKSYVKGTTVQVEGGINRPPMERTEKTEKLFNLAKECGKELGLSLEEASVGGGSDGNFTAALGVPTLDGLGAMGDGIHAEYEHILIDQLPVRTALFAKLLARL; this is encoded by the coding sequence ATGGATAAAATACTAGTTTATTTACAAGAAAATCAATCGAAGATTCTAACGGATTTAGAACAATTGGTTAAAGCCGAGTCTCCGTCCGATGTCAAGGAAGAAGTCGATCGTTGTGGTACAGAAATTCAAGCCCTTTTTCGAAAGCATTTGGGAGTAGAGGCAGAAGTGATCCCTCAGAGCACAACGGGGAATCATCTTCGTTTCACCATTGGAGATGGAGAATCTCAAATTTTGATCCTGACCCATTTTGATACTGTCTGGGATGTAGGTAGACTCTCTTATCGAGTAGAAGGAAATAAAGCTTACGGCCCGGGGATATTGGATATGAAGGGGGGACTTGTTCAAGCTCTTTGGGCGATTAAAGCTTGTCAGGAATCAAATGTTTTATTAGATAAGAAAATTGTTTTTTTATGTACAAGCGATGAAGAGATCGGGAGTGGATCCTCTCGTTCTCTAATTGAAGAAGAAGCTCGCAAAAGTGATGTAGCCCTGATTGTAGAGCCGCCTGTTGCACGAACTGGTGCACTGAAAACAGCGCGTAAAGGAACAGCTCTTTTCGATATCACCATCAAAGGGAAAGCAGCGCATGCAGGCAATCATCACGAAGACGGAGTTAGTGCAGTTGAAGAGATGGCTCAGCAAATTCTTTTCTTGCATTCATTAACTGACTATGCCAAAGGGACAACCGTAAATGCAGGTGTTGCCAAAGGCGGAAGTCGTTCCAATGTAGTTGCCGATCATGCTGAGATTCAGGTAGATACCCGTATGACTTCTATGGATGAAGGAGAGCGCATAACAAAACTGATCAAAGGAACCAAATCTTATGTAAAAGGAACTACGGTTCAAGTCGAAGGTGGAATCAATCGACCACCAATGGAAAGAACAGAAAAAACGGAAAAACTGTTCAATCTAGCAAAAGAATGTGGAAAAGAGCTAGGTCTGTCTCTAGAAGAAGCATCTGTTGGTGGGGGAAGTGATGGGAACTTCACCGCAGCACTAGGTGTTCCAACGCTAGATGGATTGGGAGCAATGGGAGATGGAATCCATGCTGAATATGAGCACATTTTGATTGACCAATTACCAGTTCGAACAGCATTGTTTGCAAAACTATTAGCTAGATTATAG
- a CDS encoding YfcC family protein, which produces MMLAIAKKDGAKQKKRSGSPDAYVLLFIIVLICAIATYIVPAGEFDRVEKGDITLTVPGSYHAVESNPTGFMDFLLAFQTGMVKAAPIIFMVLFTGGAFAVIDKTGALHSGILNFVNRMKNKDILLIIFVSGLFSILGTFGVIVNSVIAFIPLGIMIARAMKLDAIFGVALIYLGTYAGFNVSIMNPSTLGLTQKIAELPLFSGIGFRIVIYVIITIITIAYIALYARKLRKDPSKSILGDNLFPDSGDTNVSEEQEIPEFTGKHKLVMAFVGIVLVAFIILAITLKWDIEEMTAMFIFMGIGVGLIARMSANEISKTFIKGCQNIAYGALIVGMARAVVVILEDGKMLDTIVNALAQVLEPLPPMVGAFGMFIGSGLLHFLISSGSGESVMLMPILTPLADIIGVTRQVAVQALMFGEGFVNCINPTSGVLMAILAMTKISYGKWLKFMLPLTAIWVVFGFIFLAIGVMINWGPY; this is translated from the coding sequence TTGATGCTAGCGATTGCAAAAAAAGATGGCGCTAAACAAAAAAAACGTTCTGGCTCGCCTGATGCTTATGTTCTCCTGTTTATCATTGTACTTATTTGTGCGATTGCTACTTATATTGTACCAGCTGGGGAATTTGACCGAGTCGAAAAAGGTGATATTACACTCACTGTACCTGGAAGCTATCATGCTGTTGAGTCGAATCCAACCGGGTTTATGGATTTCCTGCTAGCATTTCAAACAGGTATGGTAAAAGCAGCCCCGATTATTTTCATGGTATTGTTTACGGGTGGAGCGTTCGCTGTGATTGATAAAACGGGTGCACTTCATTCTGGGATTCTCAATTTCGTCAATAGAATGAAAAATAAGGACATCCTGTTGATCATTTTTGTTTCTGGGTTATTCTCGATCTTAGGAACGTTTGGAGTAATCGTAAACTCCGTTATTGCGTTTATTCCTTTGGGAATCATGATTGCCAGAGCGATGAAATTAGATGCAATTTTTGGGGTAGCTTTGATCTATTTAGGGACATACGCTGGGTTTAACGTCTCGATCATGAACCCTTCCACATTAGGTTTAACACAAAAGATTGCAGAGTTACCATTATTTTCTGGAATCGGTTTTCGGATTGTCATTTATGTCATCATTACCATTATTACCATTGCCTACATTGCCTTGTATGCACGTAAACTCAGAAAAGATCCTTCTAAAAGTATTTTAGGAGATAATCTATTTCCGGATTCTGGAGATACGAATGTATCTGAGGAGCAAGAGATTCCAGAATTCACAGGTAAACATAAGTTAGTGATGGCATTTGTAGGGATTGTGTTAGTCGCATTTATTATCTTAGCCATTACCCTAAAATGGGATATCGAAGAAATGACTGCTATGTTTATCTTTATGGGTATTGGTGTTGGATTAATTGCTAGAATGAGCGCAAATGAGATTTCGAAAACGTTTATTAAGGGATGCCAGAATATTGCCTATGGAGCGTTAATTGTTGGGATGGCTCGGGCAGTTGTGGTAATTCTCGAAGATGGGAAAATGTTGGATACCATCGTGAATGCATTGGCGCAAGTGTTAGAACCCCTTCCTCCAATGGTTGGAGCTTTTGGGATGTTTATTGGTAGCGGGTTACTACATTTCCTGATTTCATCTGGATCTGGAGAGTCCGTTATGTTAATGCCTATTTTAACTCCTTTAGCTGACATTATTGGCGTTACTCGTCAAGTTGCAGTTCAAGCATTAATGTTTGGAGAAGGATTTGTTAACTGTATCAATCCAACTTCTGGTGTATTAATGGCGATACTGGCAATGACAAAGATTTCGTATGGAAAATGGCTAAAATTCATGTTACCTCTAACTGCGATTTGGGTTGTATTTGGTTTCATCTTTTTGGCAATCGGGGTCATGATCAACTGGGGGCCATATTGA
- the ruvB gene encoding Holliday junction branch migration DNA helicase RuvB, which translates to MEERIISAKFSEEDEQAEYSLRPRYLSEYIGQTRAKENLKIYIEAAKQRSEALDHVLLYGPPGLGKTTLSHIIANELGVQVRTTSGPAIERPGDLAAILTNLQPHDLLFIDEIHRLPRSVEEVLYPAMEDYALDIMIGKGPSARSVRLDLPPFTLVGATTRAGSLSAPLRDRFGVVSRLEYYTIEELSFIVQRTADLFGVGIRGEGAEEIARRSRGTPRIANRLLKRVRDFAQVVGDGLITEETAREALNRMQVDRLGLDHVDHRLLLSIIEKFAGGPVGLDTIAANIGEEAQTVEDVYEPYLMQIGLLARTPRGRVVTASCYEHFGMEMPK; encoded by the coding sequence GTGGAAGAGCGGATCATCTCCGCCAAGTTTTCCGAGGAGGACGAGCAAGCCGAATATAGTCTGCGTCCACGATATTTATCGGAATACATAGGACAAACAAGAGCCAAAGAGAATCTCAAAATTTACATAGAAGCAGCTAAACAACGATCGGAAGCACTAGATCACGTGTTATTGTATGGCCCCCCAGGTTTAGGGAAAACGACTCTATCGCATATTATTGCCAATGAGCTGGGCGTGCAAGTTCGTACTACGTCCGGACCTGCCATTGAGCGTCCTGGGGATCTAGCTGCGATCCTGACCAACTTACAGCCACATGATCTCTTATTTATTGATGAGATCCATCGCTTGCCTCGCTCTGTTGAAGAAGTACTCTATCCGGCGATGGAAGATTATGCACTTGATATCATGATTGGGAAAGGTCCAAGTGCTCGCTCTGTGCGATTGGATCTACCACCCTTTACTCTAGTGGGGGCTACTACACGGGCTGGTTCTCTTTCTGCACCGCTACGTGATCGTTTTGGAGTAGTGTCTCGATTGGAATATTACACAATCGAAGAACTCTCTTTTATCGTACAGCGAACGGCTGATTTATTTGGAGTCGGGATACGAGGAGAGGGAGCCGAGGAAATTGCCCGAAGATCGCGAGGAACGCCACGGATCGCCAATCGCTTGCTAAAAAGGGTTCGTGATTTTGCACAAGTGGTAGGAGACGGTTTGATTACAGAAGAGACAGCGCGGGAGGCATTGAATCGGATGCAGGTGGATAGACTGGGATTAGACCACGTCGACCATCGTCTGTTACTCTCCATTATCGAGAAGTTTGCTGGCGGACCAGTTGGATTAGACACCATCGCAGCTAATATTGGAGAAGAAGCACAGACCGTAGAAGATGTCTATGAGCCGTATCTGATGCAGATTGGACTCTTAGCCAGAACACCCAGAGGACGCGTAGTTACAGCAAGTTGCTATGAACATTTTGGGATGGAGATGCCGAAGTGA
- a CDS encoding MurR/RpiR family transcriptional regulator yields MKEISFGQLVKNTFPSLSAGQKKVAEYILGNLEQAAFQTSEQIGREVNVSQTTVIRLSYALGFSGFSKMQSSIQKDVLKTSSNDSLVEEVNITKEINPFSKVIEKDIAMLRKMYSQLNQIDLWKAVDSLIKADRVLVVGHRASYAAAQWFTYCLSEIRDHVEVSTNTTESIERILALTDQSVVFALSFPRYSKEVIKITECAQQQGAELISITDHVLSPVGRRSEIAFTTEINLESGANSVTSIFSLLNLFLVGINMKMEGQIQTRRKSLEQLYSRFDILIE; encoded by the coding sequence ATGAAAGAAATATCGTTTGGGCAACTTGTAAAGAACACATTTCCTAGTTTGTCAGCTGGACAAAAGAAAGTTGCTGAATATATTTTGGGTAATTTAGAACAAGCAGCGTTCCAAACCTCTGAACAAATTGGACGAGAAGTGAATGTGAGTCAAACGACAGTGATTCGGTTGTCATATGCGTTAGGATTTAGCGGTTTCTCTAAGATGCAATCCAGTATTCAAAAAGATGTATTAAAGACAAGTTCCAATGATTCCCTAGTAGAAGAGGTAAACATAACAAAAGAGATTAATCCTTTTTCCAAGGTGATTGAAAAAGATATTGCAATGCTACGTAAAATGTATAGTCAGTTAAATCAGATAGATCTATGGAAAGCGGTCGATTCCTTAATAAAAGCGGATCGAGTTTTGGTGGTAGGACATCGAGCTTCTTATGCTGCAGCTCAGTGGTTTACATATTGTCTCAGCGAGATTCGCGATCATGTTGAGGTTAGTACGAATACGACAGAGTCAATCGAAAGAATTCTTGCCTTAACAGATCAATCAGTGGTGTTTGCTCTTTCTTTTCCTCGTTATAGCAAAGAGGTTATCAAAATAACTGAATGTGCCCAGCAACAGGGAGCAGAGCTCATATCCATCACAGATCATGTTTTGTCTCCAGTAGGTCGCCGATCCGAAATCGCATTTACTACCGAAATAAATTTAGAATCCGGTGCGAATTCTGTCACTTCTATTTTCAGTTTGTTAAATCTATTTCTAGTTGGAATCAATATGAAGATGGAAGGTCAAATTCAAACAAGGAGAAAGAGCTTGGAACAGCTATATTCCCGTTTTGATATATTGATTGAATAG